A segment of the Terribacillus aidingensis genome:
TCTGTAATGGTAATGTCTTGAATTCCTTCCGGCATGACCATACCAAGGGATGCTGTCGTATTTACTCCGATAAAGCCTATTTTTTCTCCGTCCACTTCCTGAATGCTGTATGGAGGAAGAATTGTCTCACCACTGTCTTTGTAGACACAGTTCGCACAAAGTGTGGCAAAGTTCGTACCATCATAGCCAGGAGTCCCATTCGGGTGCTCCCCGCCTTCCACGATACGCAGCAGCTCTTTTGTTCCTTCGTCCAATTCATGGTTGCCAATTGTACCGACATCGAAGCCCATCGCTTCCATAATCTCGATTGTCGGCTCATCCTGAAGCAGAGCTGATACAGGTGAGCTGCCGCCGATCATATCTCCGGCATGTACTAACAAACTATTTGGATTCTCTGCTTCCCGCTGTTTGATAGCTGCAGCAGTATAATCCATACGACCGAATGTACCATCCATCGTACCATCTTCGTTTGTATCAAGTTCGTATTGCTGATCAATCTTACCGTGAAGATCATTCATACCAAGCAGCTGCACCGCCAAGTTATCTTCATTAGCTGGAGGCTCTGTACCACCATCTGCAGTATAGCCTTCTGCAATTGCATCCTCTTCTGTCCAGAAGAAGATACGCTTATCAACCGGAATAGATTCCCATTCAGTTGGAACTACATATTCCTTTGTATCCGAGTTTCCAACATATTTATCCAGACCGCCGCCATCATAGCGGGCCCGGAATTCAAATGGCAGTTCCTCCAGCGGCGATTCAGGATTCCAGATACCTTTTTCCTGTTCTTTTGCATCCGCAACAGCTTGCTGGAAGATGTCATATTCGTCTGTATCCCCGATTGGTGAGATGAAATAAGTGACTGCCAGTCCTTCTTTCACCAATTCCAGATTCATATTTTCGCCTTCATCAGTGATGACCTGTGCCAGCAAACGGCCATAGTTATCTGTCGGCTCTTCACCCACTTTAAGGGTAATTTCTTCGCCTGCAGAAAGCTTTGTCTTCAAATAATCAGACGAAGCTTTTCCATGATCCAGCTGGTTCTGATCCAATTCATTTTTTACAGAGTGGAATGTCTCTGGCGTATCCGCATTTACAAAACGCACACGATCCGAGCCTAAAACAGGGTCTTGAAGACGGATTGTGTCTCCGTCTGTGACAGATTCTACAATTGCTTTGTACGTACCTTCCGTATGAGGTGCTTCTGGCTGTTCTGCCGCAACCTGCATATCCTCCTGCTTACGAGGAAGAATTTGATAGCTGTCGTATTGGCTCAGGATAGCGGTAACGTCATACCACTTACCTTCTTCGATAGTCGAAATATCCAACGCGGATTCCATGATACGCAATGTAACAGATTCATAGTTTTCATTGATAAACTGCACATTGTAGCCACCGCCAGCTGGGCTTTCCGGAATATCCTTGATGTAACCTGTCACCTGGACAAGCTTTCCTTCAGCCGGTTCAGCTGATGTTTCATCCTGAAGCTGACTGATTTTCATTTCTTCAGCTAAAGGTATCTCATTACCGACAGAAACGATTGTGACGCCATCTTCTGCTGGTTCTATTTCAGTTAGTCCTTTATAACTCGTAATTTTCCCAGTAACGCGGATAAGGTCGCCTTCCTTGATATCCGGAAAGACAGCTGTATCAGTATGATAGATATTGATACCTGCTGTATCGTCTTGAAGGAATGTGGATAACTTCCCACCGCCGATACTAGCATTATCTGCTGTAGCAATTCCTTCCACTGTTACCGTTTCACCAGTCTTGCCCTTCACATCGGCTATCGGCTGGACTGTACCTACCTCTGGCTCTTCTTCAGGATTCTCACCAGGCTGCTCTTGCCCGTGAGAGCCGATGGTGTTAAACGTATCCTTTTCCGTTACCTCCCACTGCTCTGAAACGAAGACTGTGCTGCCTTCGGTCACTTCAGTGGATCGGATGAGGCCTATATCCTTGGCTGTGTCCTGATCATTCCCGATTTCTCCAACCACATCCAGAACAGCACCATCCTGCTGGAGAGCAACTGCATCATTTCCATTGAAGTTAATGACGCTCCCGTTTGTCTGATCCGCCGCTGCAAGCAATTCTTCGCCAGCACGCGGGTTGGCAATCACATATGTAGCACCAGATTCCAATGTACCCGATAATGTCAGGGAAGCAGTCGCTTCCGCATTGCCATTGAAATATCCTGCCAGCTCGAATTGACTTAGATCAATCGGCTCGCTTGTCGGATTATAAAGCTCAATCGCTTTATTATAAGAGCTTCCTTCTACGTATTCCGATAGAATTGGTGCCGCAGCACGTTCTGCAGCTTGTACAGAAGAGAAGCTCGGCAAAATCCCGGAACAAATAAGTGTGACTATTGCAAAAACAGATATGATTCTTTTGCCCATCTACTTGATTCCCCCAAAATATTAGTAAGTTCGGCAAATACTGGCGAACTCCGTCATTTACCATACTAGCGGGAATGCCGTTTTCCTGATATAGGAGGATAGTTTTGATTCTGGTTAATTTTCTGTAAAGCAACCGGGGTATTTTGGGCAAAAAGGAAAAAAGCAGCCGAAGCTGCTTTTCTAACGTAGTGGATAGGCGTCCATATAAGCTTTGGCTGCATGAAGCACACGGGCATCCTGAAATCGGTTGGCAGCTAGCTGCATGCCGATCGGCAAGCGCCCTTGTGATAGACCTGCTGGCAGGGAAGCTGCCGGAAGACCAGTCACATTGTAAGCATGTGTCATCATCCAGTCTGCATCTTCCTTTACTTGCTGCCCATCAATGACAGACGGACCTAACAAATGATAGTCGAATGCTGGAACTGCCAGTGTCGGCGACAGCACCAAGTCGTAATCCTGGAGTACCGTCTGAAGCCTGTTCCAAACTGTCGAGCGATTTCTTTCGTATGCACGATAATCCGAGGCCATCAATGGCTTGCCTTTTTCGATCATATCGCGATAGGAATCTGACACCCATTCTGGATTGGTTTCAAGCAATTTGGCACTGCCTGCTGCTGAAGACGCATACCACATACTTGTAAAGAATCCATTGAATTCATGTCTATCCATGTCAAAATTAAGATCTACTGTCTCAATAGACATTCCGAGCGACCGCCAATTATCAAATGTTGCTTCGACAACTTTCTTCACTTCTGGATCCACAGCATACATGCCGAAGTCCGGTGTATAGGCGATACGCAAACCTTGAGCTTGTTCCTCCAAATAGGAAGAGCCGATATGACTATCCAGAAGCGGCAGACTGAAAGGATCTGTTGTGGACGGACCCTGAACTGCCTCAAGGAAAAGCGCACTGTCATCTGGATGATTGGAGAGCGGTCCATGATTGACGAACGGAGAACTTGATCCAAATACATTACCTAGATTGTTATCCATCGGAATACGGCCATATGTCGGCTTAAAGCCAAATACACCGCAAAGGCTGGCCGGAATTCGAATGGAGCCTCCTCCATCGCTTCCCTCTGCCAGCGGCACCATTCCTGCTGCAACAGCTGCAGCGGCCCCGCCGCTTGATCCGCCTGCTGTCTTGGTATGATCCCAAGGATTCACAGTCGCACCGAAAACCATATTATCCGTCGTACCTTTATGACCAAATTCAGGCGTGTTCGTCTTGCCCATGATCAGAGCACCCGCTTGGCGCAGACGCTTGACGATCGTAGCGTCCCGATCAGCAATATGATTCCTATAAGCCGGTGAACCAAACGTGGTACGCATACCTTTTACCGGAGTAAGATCTTTGATCCCGACTGGAATACCATGCAAGAGCCCTGTCTCTTCGCCGCGCATCACTGCCGCTTCTGCCTCTTTCGCCTCCGCAAGCAGCTCATCATTCATGGTAACGAACGCATTAATCTCGCCGTTTTTACGCTCTGTCTGATCCAAATAATAAGAAGCAACCTCAACTGGTGAGATTTCCTTATCTTTGATAGCCGTCACTAATTCGCGTACTGTTTTGCCTTCCACTGTCATCGCCCCTTTTTATCCTCTACACGTATCATAACGCTAGCATGTCCAGCGTTCAACCATCAGAGGATCATTGCAGCAACCCAGCCGAAGACGATGACAGGCAGGTTGTAGTGGAGGAACGTCGGGACGACTGTATCCCACATATGGTCATGCTGTCCATCCGCATTCAGACCCGACGTTGGTCCGAGCGTACTGTCAGAGGCAGGTGAACCAGCGTCACCAAGGGCACCTGCTGTACCAACAAGTGCAATGATCGCCATCGGACTGAAGCCTAGTTCGATTGCCAAAGGTACAAAGATCGTTGCGATGACTGGCACTGTTGAGAATGAAGACCCAATTCCCATAGTTACAAGCAAGCCAACAACTAGCATCATCAATGCACCAAGAGCCTGGCTGCCATGAATTGCTTTTGCTGCAGTTTCGACCAGCGATTCAACATCTCCAGTAGCACCAATTACGCTGGAGAAACCGGAAGCGGAGATCATTACGAATCCAATAAAAGCCATCAGGCGCATGCCGTTGGTCAAGATTGTATCCGCTTCTTTCCATTTGAGTGTTCTTGTAACATAGAGCACGATAATACCGGCCAAAGCACCGAATACCATGGAGTCAGTCCAAATCTGAACGGCTAGTGCTGCAACAATGGATAAAATGGAAAAGATTAAGGTAGAACGTTTCAGATTCACATTCTCTTCTTTCACTTCATCTGGGACTGGCAGTTCGACAGTTTGATACTGTCTTGGTTTTCGATAAGAAAATAGTGCAATAATCAGACCTGCCACCATTCCCAAGGATGGAATAAGCATTGCAGTCGGGATTTGATCCGGATTCACTTCCATACCACTGGCTGTCATATTCGTTGCTACGATTTCATGAAAAATCTGACCATAGCCTGCTGGCAGAAGCATGTATGGCGTTACCAAACCAAATGTCAAAATGGTAGCCGTCAAGCGGCGGTCAATTTGCAATTCATTCATGATCTTCAAAAGCGGCGGAATCAATAATGGGATAAAAGCGATATGCACCGGTATGACATTTTGTGAAAAGCAAGCCATGATCAAGATCAAGATAAGAATAAGTGCACGTGTACGCTTCTTAGCGTAAGCTGTGTCTTTCTTTCCACTAATGGAAATGATGCCTCTCACCATCGCCTCCGGAAGACCTGTGCTAGCAATTGCCACAGCAAATCCACCGAGCATTGCATAGCTTAAGGCGACATTTGCGCCTCCTCCTACACCATCTGTGAACGCACTAAGCGTTCCATCTATTCCAAGCCCTCCGACTAATCCGCCGATAAGAGATCCTAATATCAAAGAAAAAACGACATTGATTCGCAGTAAACTGAGGACCAGCACTGCGATAACTGCTAAAACAACTGCGTTCACTTCAAATTCCTCCATCACTTTATTATGGTAAAGTATTAAAGTACAATAACAGATAATCCAACTTTTTGTCAATGAATTTAGGATAAATCGGAATATTCACACCATAAGAAAAACCAGCATTTCTGCTGGTTTCCCTCTATTTAATCAGATATAACCACATCAATCAGCTCGAATGTGGTGACATCTGCAAGACCTCGGTTTGTTACGCGAATTTCTGGAATAACCGCCAAAGCAATCAAGGAGAATGTCATAATCGGATCCGTTATGCTGCACCCGAGGTTTTCCCAGGCTTTCACCAGACTACTTACTTGTTCAACGACTGTTTCCAATGGCTGATCGGACATCAGTCCGGCAATCGGCATCGGTAATTCTGCTAAAACTTCGCCATCCCGTACAGCAACAAGCCCGCCGCCGATTTCTGCCAGTCGGTTTGCAGCGATGGCCATATCCTCTCGATTTACGCCCATGACAAGCAGATTATGACTATCATGTGCCACCGTCGAAGCTACTGCTCCATGCTGGAACTGGAAGCCGTGGACAAATACATTGGATATTTGGCCGGTTCCTTTATGCCGCTCGATACATGCTAAATGGATGATGTCCTGTTCCTTATCGATCTGTACAGCCCCATCCTGCACCTGTAAGATGGCTGTCATCTTCTCTGTTCGCGCACTTCCTTCAATTGCTCTGACGACATTTACTTTTACGTCACCGTCTGAGCGATCTGTATGGTGAAGAAAATCGTCGGCTTTCATTTCACGCGCTAGATGAACGGAGCTTCGCACAGCATCCGGATATGTGTATGTAGGGAATGCTTGCTGCAGCTCACCATTTTCAAATTGGATGCTTCCATCCGCAATAACAGTAGCTGCTTCCATCTGCTGCAAATCCTCTATTAGAAGCAAATCCGCAAATTTACCAGCACTGATGCTGCCAATATCATTTTCCATATGGAAATATCGAGCCGAGTTGATCGTAGCCAGCTGGATTGCTGTCACAGGATCAAGCCCTTCCTCAATCGCTCGGCGGACAACGTGGTTCATATGTCCTTTTGTAATCAATGTTTCCGGATAAACGTCATCCGTCACCAGCGAAATATTGCGTGTGTCGACATTATACTCCGTGATTACCTTGATTACTTCCTTCACGTCACGCCAAGCTGAACCTTCGCGAATCTGCACGTGCAACCCTGCACGAAGCTTAGCCAATGCATCTTCTTTGGCAATTGTTTCATGATCGGATGTAACACCTGCTGCAATATATGCTTGCAGCGCATACGGATCCTCTGAAGGGAAATGGCCGGTAACTGTCTTCCCTGCTTTGATTGTCTCCGCTATTTCGCCATGCATTTTGCTATCTCCATAAACGACACCAGGGAAGTTCATTACTTCTCCCAGTCCTTGGACATTCTCCCACGTAAGTCCTTCCTGTATATCTGCTACAGAGAGGCTTGCTCCTGCATCTTCCAAATCATCTGTTGCCGGTACACATGACGGGAACGTCGTATACACTTTCAATGGCAGCTGCTGCCCTTCCTCGTGCATGTAACGAACACCTTCAATACCGAACACGTTCGCAATTTCATGAGGGTCCATGAATACAGTAGTTGTACCTTTTGCAAGTGCTGCCTTGGAAAATTCCGTCACGGAAAGCATCGTACTTTCCACATGCATATGACCGTCGATCAGCCCTGGTACTAGGTATTGTCCATTTGCTTCTATCACTTTTGTGTCAGGTCCTTCATGCTCTTTCAATGCTTTTCCGACCAGTGCTATCCGGTCGCCTGATACGACAACATCGGTATGCTCCAGCAGTTCTCCTGTGAATACGTTGACTAGCACACCATCTCGGATAATCAAATCAGCGGGACGCTTTCCTAATGCAACCTCACCTAATCGTTTTGCTGCTTCATATAATTTCGTTCTTTTTCCCACTGTGTTCAACTCCTATTATCCTTATACGTTATGCCCATAAACGTGTAAAAAATTCCCGGCACCGTGGAACTCAAGCTCGGGAAACGCTCTTTCTTATACGCATTTATTTCTATTTATAGAATCATACTTCCGCTGCTTGCGTCAACCCCGACATACGAAAAAACCGCCCTGTCAGGCGGTTTCCAGCTGTTATTTCTTTCTCGTATCAAGCGGTGTCAGCCTAGCTTCAATACTCTCCCGCTCACCTTCGAGAAACGGCGGCAGCGCCAGTGTCTCACCTAAAGCATTCGGATCTTCATCCGTTGCAAATCCAGGTCCGTCTGTGGCAAGCTCAAACAAAATACCATTCGGCTCCCGGAAATAAAGAGATTGGAAATAATAACGGTCCACCAGTCCTGAATTCGGCAAGTGAGCAGCATATAGGATTTTCTTCGCGCGCTCCAATTCGTCCCTGTCTTTCACCCGGAAAGCTACATGGTGCACA
Coding sequences within it:
- a CDS encoding amidase, which translates into the protein MEGKTVRELVTAIKDKEISPVEVASYYLDQTERKNGEINAFVTMNDELLAEAKEAEAAVMRGEETGLLHGIPVGIKDLTPVKGMRTTFGSPAYRNHIADRDATIVKRLRQAGALIMGKTNTPEFGHKGTTDNMVFGATVNPWDHTKTAGGSSGGAAAAVAAGMVPLAEGSDGGGSIRIPASLCGVFGFKPTYGRIPMDNNLGNVFGSSSPFVNHGPLSNHPDDSALFLEAVQGPSTTDPFSLPLLDSHIGSSYLEEQAQGLRIAYTPDFGMYAVDPEVKKVVEATFDNWRSLGMSIETVDLNFDMDRHEFNGFFTSMWYASSAAGSAKLLETNPEWVSDSYRDMIEKGKPLMASDYRAYERNRSTVWNRLQTVLQDYDLVLSPTLAVPAFDYHLLGPSVIDGQQVKEDADWMMTHAYNVTGLPAASLPAGLSQGRLPIGMQLAANRFQDARVLHAAKAYMDAYPLR
- a CDS encoding Na+/H+ antiporter family protein, whose translation is MNAVVLAVIAVLVLSLLRINVVFSLILGSLIGGLVGGLGIDGTLSAFTDGVGGGANVALSYAMLGGFAVAIASTGLPEAMVRGIISISGKKDTAYAKKRTRALILILILIMACFSQNVIPVHIAFIPLLIPPLLKIMNELQIDRRLTATILTFGLVTPYMLLPAGYGQIFHEIVATNMTASGMEVNPDQIPTAMLIPSLGMVAGLIIALFSYRKPRQYQTVELPVPDEVKEENVNLKRSTLIFSILSIVAALAVQIWTDSMVFGALAGIIVLYVTRTLKWKEADTILTNGMRLMAFIGFVMISASGFSSVIGATGDVESLVETAAKAIHGSQALGALMMLVVGLLVTMGIGSSFSTVPVIATIFVPLAIELGFSPMAIIALVGTAGALGDAGSPASDSTLGPTSGLNADGQHDHMWDTVVPTFLHYNLPVIVFGWVAAMIL
- the ade gene encoding adenine deaminase, with product MNTVGKRTKLYEAAKRLGEVALGKRPADLIIRDGVLVNVFTGELLEHTDVVVSGDRIALVGKALKEHEGPDTKVIEANGQYLVPGLIDGHMHVESTMLSVTEFSKAALAKGTTTVFMDPHEIANVFGIEGVRYMHEEGQQLPLKVYTTFPSCVPATDDLEDAGASLSVADIQEGLTWENVQGLGEVMNFPGVVYGDSKMHGEIAETIKAGKTVTGHFPSEDPYALQAYIAAGVTSDHETIAKEDALAKLRAGLHVQIREGSAWRDVKEVIKVITEYNVDTRNISLVTDDVYPETLITKGHMNHVVRRAIEEGLDPVTAIQLATINSARYFHMENDIGSISAGKFADLLLIEDLQQMEAATVIADGSIQFENGELQQAFPTYTYPDAVRSSVHLAREMKADDFLHHTDRSDGDVKVNVVRAIEGSARTEKMTAILQVQDGAVQIDKEQDIIHLACIERHKGTGQISNVFVHGFQFQHGAVASTVAHDSHNLLVMGVNREDMAIAANRLAEIGGGLVAVRDGEVLAELPMPIAGLMSDQPLETVVEQVSSLVKAWENLGCSITDPIMTFSLIALAVIPEIRVTNRGLADVTTFELIDVVISD
- a CDS encoding 5'-nucleotidase C-terminal domain-containing protein: MGKRIISVFAIVTLICSGILPSFSSVQAAERAAAPILSEYVEGSSYNKAIELYNPTSEPIDLSQFELAGYFNGNAEATASLTLSGTLESGATYVIANPRAGEELLAAADQTNGSVINFNGNDAVALQQDGAVLDVVGEIGNDQDTAKDIGLIRSTEVTEGSTVFVSEQWEVTEKDTFNTIGSHGQEQPGENPEEEPEVGTVQPIADVKGKTGETVTVEGIATADNASIGGGKLSTFLQDDTAGINIYHTDTAVFPDIKEGDLIRVTGKITSYKGLTEIEPAEDGVTIVSVGNEIPLAEEMKISQLQDETSAEPAEGKLVQVTGYIKDIPESPAGGGYNVQFINENYESVTLRIMESALDISTIEEGKWYDVTAILSQYDSYQILPRKQEDMQVAAEQPEAPHTEGTYKAIVESVTDGDTIRLQDPVLGSDRVRFVNADTPETFHSVKNELDQNQLDHGKASSDYLKTKLSAGEEITLKVGEEPTDNYGRLLAQVITDEGENMNLELVKEGLAVTYFISPIGDTDEYDIFQQAVADAKEQEKGIWNPESPLEELPFEFRARYDGGGLDKYVGNSDTKEYVVPTEWESIPVDKRIFFWTEEDAIAEGYTADGGTEPPANEDNLAVQLLGMNDLHGKIDQQYELDTNEDGTMDGTFGRMDYTAAAIKQREAENPNSLLVHAGDMIGGSSPVSALLQDEPTIEIMEAMGFDVGTIGNHELDEGTKELLRIVEGGEHPNGTPGYDGTNFATLCANCVYKDSGETILPPYSIQEVDGEKIGFIGVNTTASLGMVMPEGIQDITITDEVEAVNKATAELKEQGVKAIVVLSHMPAEQSGDSATGDAADMANAVDDEVDIIFAAHNHAVVNATVDNKLIVQASEYGKAFSDVDLEIDRETGDIVSKQAEIVWADQADYTPDSTVGAILSKYAEEVAPIMNEVVGVAANTMTGGYAVKGEIGDNALGNLLADGMNHAMNSDFAMMNGGGIRDDLLEGDITWGELFNIQPFNNTLMTFEIDGADLAPILNAQITSYGPDYSISGFAYTWDGETNQVVDIKLPDGSPIDEDEVYTLTVNNFMGTSLGDKYRPISELGRNPIMGPEDLEATVEYVRSFEMRPISYTAEGRISEVSGNTPTDPPTEPEEPPVDPEEPPTEPDQPDEDEKPNHPIVDIVKNIIGTVWNWVKNLFWRW